The DNA window ATGGCTTATGGAAAAATGTACTTATCTAAGCTATCTTATGTTATTTTGGTAAACTGATAAATAGATAAAGAAATTGTTAACGTAGTTAGGATGAAAAAGTTCTTCAAACTACTTTGATTTCAAATCACGTTAATTGTCTTATAGGGAGACATTGGAAAGGAAATAATCAATTTGGCCGGTTCTTAATGCGATAACAAATTGTTTAgctcaagaaaatatttttgcgTGTACAAGAATTTCGAGCCATGTCTTTCAAAAAGATAACAAAAATAAGattagtttaatttttaaaattcagaCATATAATCAGTTCATTAAGACACTAGATTAATTAATCTTAGATGGTATCTCGTTGACTCATTATAAATAAATTGAACTAACCTAAAAATCTTTATTCTGGTGTGCGTTCCACATCCAAGGTCATCTCGACCAAGACTAACAACTCTTTAGATAAGGGCAAGCGAACTCTCAAGAAGTTCCTTACTGAGGATATATTGAACATAAAACGAATCTCCAAGAAGTTCTTTAATAAAGATATATTGAAAGGTTAAATATATTCAAGAGTTAGGAGTGAAAGGATCACATTAATTAGCGGAAAGACTAgaaaattaaagtcacaattagaagaaCAAGTTATTAACTTTCTTGACTTTAAGTCACATGAATAGATTGATCAACGTTATTCTAATATCTTAGTCAAAGAGTTAATTTAAGACCAATTTTTATTTTTGGGTGTAATAATAatactttaaattaaaaattaagtttGGTTTGTGCCTAAGAATTTGTTTAGAACTTATCACCAAGTGATAATCTTtgtctttaatttttattttaagttttatgtgtttttgttcATAATAAATTGAGATCTtaaattcattttttaacaaattttctgTAATTTTAAATTGTTAATTGGTTACTCGAATTCAAATTTCATATCCTACTGTTAATTCCACTTATTAGAGAAAATATATATTAGGACTAAGTTTCCTACCCAATTTCACTAATTAGGGAATAGATgatactaaaaaataataataatgaaaaacaaTATCATATTTCAATACTTCACCTCAAGGTGGTGCATATGCATCATAAACACCCATGTCAGATATGTAAGTAATCTGAAGTCTCCGAAGAGACTTTGTAAAGAGGTAGCAATTTGATTCTTATAATTAACAAAGAAGGTTTTGATGGTCCTTATGGTAATCTTCTCTCTAAGAAAGTGACAACCGACTTTTATATGCTTTGTCCTCTCATAAAACACTGGATTATATGAGAGGTGCAAAGCTGACATGTTATCACATACAAGTTTCATAAGGCTAACTTCACAAAAATGAAGTTCTTGAAGTAAATGCTCCACAGGGCCGACTTCACATACAAGTCATCGATATCTACTTGGATTTGTATATGGCTCCCCCTGATTAGGAAGAAGCTTTAAATCAGGATTCATATGAGTATCAGCCGGTTTGCAATATGTAAGACCCGTTTCTTCTTGAATATCAAGAGCATATTTCCTTTTGAGAGATAACAATATTCGACTTTGATTGAGCTACCTCAGTCCCTAAAAAATAACGAAGATGACCCGAGTCCTTAGTCTGGAAGTTCTGAAATAAGTATTATTTTAAAGCCTTGATACCTCATAATCATCACCTATAATTACAACGATGTCAACATAAACcactaaataaatatatttatttgatgAGGAGCATTTGGTGAAAAATGAGTGATCTGATTCACAATGGTTCATCCTAAATTGTTATAACACTTTACTAAATCTTCCAAACCTTGCCTGAGGTGATTGTTTCAACCCATACAAAGACTTGCGGAATTTACATACACAATTACACTCTCTCTGAGCAACAAATCCAGGAGGTTGCTCCATGTAAATCTCCTCTACAAAGTCATCAATTCATTCTTGATATCCAATTTAAATAAATGTCATTGTTTCATGGCATCCATGTACAGAAAGAGATAGACAAATTCCATCTTTGCAATTGGAGAACAAATATCACTATAATCTTGACCAATAACTTGAGTATATCCCTTTTACACTTGGAGAGCTTTAAATCGATCTACCTATCCATCAAGACCCACCTTAATATTAAATATCCATAATAATAACCAACAACAGATTTCCCAGGAGGGGGAGGAACAAGCTCCTAAGCATAATTAGATTTTAGAGCTGATATTTCATCAAGTATTACCTGTCTCCACCCTGGATGGGATATTGCTTCCTAAATAGTTTTAAGATTAGAAACAGATGCATGTGCAGTAACAAAAGCACAATTGGTAAGTGATAACCGATGGTAAGACACACAATTATAAATAGGTTAAGGGTTATGGGTTCAAAGATTACCTTGATGATTGGCAATGGTAAAATCAAAATACGGAGCCGGAGCAGGGGTGGAGGAGATTGGAATAAGAGTCAAATCATGTGGTCCAAACCTTCTCTCATAGGTGATGCCATACCAATTCAATAGTGGTGGATAGTCACCTATCACAACGGATGGACTAGAAGATAAATGAGGGATTTAACAGACTCAAAATATGGAGTAAGAAAAACTTGATCTAAATCAGTTTCAGGAACATCTGAGTTGGGAAAGTATGGTATGTCTTCAAAGAATGTTACATCTGTTGACGTGTAGAAGCAATGTATAGAAGGGGAGTAACACCGATATCCCTTTTAAATGCCAGAGTATCCCAGGAAAACATATTTGATAACACGAGCAGACATCTTATCAAGACTTGGGGAGAAATCATGAACAAAACAAATACTCCTAACGATATGAGGGGAAACAACGTATAAGGAATCTGTAGGGTGCAATAGGGAATGAAGAACCTGATCATTCAATACATAGGATGGCATCTGATTAATTAAATACCCAGCAGTAAGAGCTACATCACCCCAAAACTTTATAGGTACATTGACACTTATCAACTGGGTACGAGCAATGTCATCAACGTGTCTATGTTTTCTTTCAACAACACAATTTTTTGAGGTGACGAGGACAACTAGATTGACATAATATGCCTTTGGAGTGCATGAAAgagttaaaataataagataaatattCTTTTGCATGGTCACTGCGTAAAATACGAAGGGTTTTTCCAAATTGTGTCGTGATTTCATAACAAAAATTCTTAAAAGTATTAAACAACTCAAAGCGTCTTTCGTTAAAAATATCTAAGTACAGCTTGAGAAATCGTCAATAAAATTAACATAATATCTCAAACTAGGACCCCAAACATCAGAATGAACAACATCAAATAGAGATATGGCTCTGTTATTAATATGATTGGAAAAGGATACTCTAACATGTTTTCCTAACTAAGAAGACTTATACTGTAAGGACTCTAAATGAGAAAGATCGGACaccattttcttcaattttgataAACTCAGATGACCTAAGAAATAATGCAGAAGATCGAGAGATTCGATAGTAGCACATATAATGGAAGTGGGAGTTGAAGATATTAAAGACCACTAGATTTAGTTATGACTCCAATTATTTGGCCCGTACTTCGGTCTTGTATCAAGAAGGAATTAGAAGTAAAGGTTATGGCACAATTTAAAGAGCTAGTTAATTTGCTTATAGAAATCAAATTGAAAGGACAACAAGGAACCAATAAAGCAGAGCTcaaagagagagagggagagagagagggagagagagagagagagagagagagagagagatagagagggaATAAGTGACACTTGTCCAACACTAGTTGCCTCAACTTTAAATCCATCTGCAACAGTAACATATGAATATTTTGGTTAATAATTTAGAGAAAAGTGAGGCATTATCGGTCACATGATCTGAAGCACCATAATCTATAACTCATCCAATAGGTGTAAAATGAGAGAGACAAACTGTAGAATTACCAGTATGAGCAATGATAGTCGAGGAGGTGGCATGTTGTGTTGTCTTCAGCTTCAAATATTCCTTATACTCATTGACAAAAAAAGTAGTTTTGACTTCATCCTTTGACTCAAGGTTTGTAGAAGTTTGAGCAACATTAACAGTTTTGTTAGGGAAACCATGTAAGTTAAAATATCGATCTTAAGTTTGCCCAATAAATACAATAGAAGTTACCTATACCACGACCGCATCCATTACGTCCTCCACTACTAAAGTTAGAAAGAAAAGAAGAGGACCCAGTGTCGCGGCGCGAAAAATACGTGAGTGTAGCAAAcactcgaaatacaacagagtcgccacctggGTTTATTTTTAAAGAGAAAACATAGATAAAACCCTAAATGAACAAAATTTGGCCGTTGCAACCAAATTCGGGTTCGAGAGTCAGTTATATGAAGGGAAGATATTAACACCCCTCAAATCCATTGTACTAAACATGAATCATCTAGTTAATTTTACGAATACAATGTTAACTTACATTATTTGTTTTCTTCTGATTATTATTATGcattaaaaaaaggaaataaaggactacaaataagtttttttattagGGTGCTTGACAATATTGCGAGTCTTGCTCCTACGTATGCTCAGGTGCGTTGAGGAATTCAAAGTTACGTATTTCTTAGTAGCAAATGACTGTGTGTTGGTTGTTTTTAGAGAGTGATGCTTAGTTTGCATTGAACAGTTAAACATTGCTTGTTGCTCGCGCTGGGAGGATGAAAAGTTTGTTTGTTTTGCGTCGAAATGGATATATCATCTCCCGTTTGTGAAAATGTTTTCTTAGTTGTGCTAAGGTGGAAAACATTTATTTGATGAGTTGGATTATTTTTAGGTGGAAGGCAAATAATCAAACTTAATCAAAGTGTATACCTTGCGTCCAATTATTCGTGAATAAGATGGATGTACTTCCATTCACCCTCAATTTTACACTCTCTAATTCTCTCTCACTCTTTCCCTCTCCGCACTCAATTAATGAATTATTCATCAACCTTGTGGCTCCAACTTCTAACAAGAGTTTGTGATGAAGAATGGAAACTtgtcattttataaatatttaagagGTTAACTGACCACTCCTCAACATTATTACAAGATTGTTTCCACAAACTCGCAACTCTAACCTCATAAATGCGTTAGGATAGTTATTTTTTTAAGTCAGTGTATTGCAATAATGCCTTGATATGAATGTATATTTACTCACGTGAATTACTTAATGATTTATTCTATTGTCGACTTACGCAATTAATTATGTTTATTTTCGATGTTTATTGTGTGATATTTCCTATGTTCTTAAGTGATTTAAAAATAACAAGTTTTCTCGCATTTTTTATTTAGTTGGACTTTTAAACATTTTTAAGTAGAGTTTACCACTAATACGATTAAGGTGAGAAGAAAAATTCATTGGTTAAATTAGAATAAGTATTGCCAACTAAAAAATAAAGGTGGTTCGAATTTTAGAAGTATCAAAATGTTTAATTTGGTGTTGCTTGCTAAACAAGGATACCATATGTTATATAATCCCGACTATTTGCTCTCTAAGGGGTTCTTAGAATTTGTTgtgagtttttttattttaaaagtcatttttaaaatcaaaatctaTTCATAAAATTATGATCTCTTCCGTTCCAAATTATAAGacgttttgaaaaaaatatttgttcCAAATTATAAGTTAATTTACAATACCAATCCAACATTAATACAAATTTTCCTAATATGCCTTCTATCATTATTACTCTTAtactttttcatattttttaatttcgttttcaatataattattgaaggacattttttttttggctttcgcACTCTGGTTTTCAGGGGAAAGGGACCCTAGTAATCCAGAGCTTGTGCCGAGAGGTACGGGCACTGGCCAAACATTTTTCCCACCTAGGAATCGAACCTGATATTCTCCGGATTGCATCCTTAGCAGGAGCTTTAaaggacaatttttttttaaaaaattatacatCATTTCACTTTCTCATAtagtaataattatatttttaaattcgtGTGAAATACCCAAAAATACCTTATAATTTAGGAGGGTTGGtttgttattttatttcaaaacaaattttcactaaaactcaaacaaaaattaaatttataaatttctacTTTTGCTTTAAAAATAAGACATCACCATCAAAGGTCATCGACCACTACTTCAATAACAATTATAACCACTACCGACCACCACCGCCGATCAATACCGACCACCACCGCTGATCaataccaccaccaccaccataacAACTGTTATGACCACCACTACCACCTATAACCATTCTTACTACTTCAATAACTATTATAACCACCACCGACCGCTACTACGACTACCGCTGATCAATAGCAACCACCACCACTctaccattatttatttataatatttaattatattgcaAACCTAATCTTATGAATTATTTGGATTACATCTTTATCATGaacatttatttttatgtttatgtatgaAACTGATTTTGTggtttgaaaatttcataaaacttAACTTAAActtaaattgattttgattttttaaaattttaagactCAAAATATAAACTGATTTTAgcttttaaaaatttcaaatcaaatagATCATAACTCAGGGTCCTCACCAAAAAAAAAAGTACTTTTCTGCTAAAAATTCTTATCAATCCACAAGATAGTGCAAAAAGTCTGATTTTCCTCAAAAGTTTAATCAATAAGCACAATATGAGACCATGTGCAATGGTGTGTTTAATTGAGCTCAACATGGCAAAATCATGTGCAATGGTGTGTTTAGAGTAGTGTTGAGTGTGTGTTGGAGGAGAGatgttgagaaaactcaacaccatgTACACTGACGCAGGGGCTGACGTGGCTGGTCTTGATTGGCTGgccagatttttatccatttaatactttgaactcaattatttcgttgcaaattaattttttgtttttaccaaaattcatgattttttttctctataaatagagacttggttcatttgatttggacacagaaaaaaaacCAATTGTTTttcactatttttctctattattatctttctattagtgtttttttgaagttaagtgtcttttgtatcgtatccaattatttaaataaattttgtttttattacaataaattaaaaaataaattattaagtaattattattttaatttaattttaatcgataattgtaattttatgtaatcataaaaataaaaataaaaataaaatttaaataagaatatgaaaataaaaagtggtggggtagggtgttgagtaaaaaaccattggagagggtaaaagttgaatgggtgttgagttattaggtggaagaaagagaaaatgatgtggagtgttgggagttgaaaaagtgggtgttgagTGTTGAAACCATGGTAGATGGTCTGAGGTTTCGACAAAACTTTGGAACCTTCGTACTTCAATACATGTTCACTAGGCTTAACGAATTTTGAAAGATAACTTctcaacaaaaaaagaaacttctTCATAAAAAACGAACCAGTCTCTCAAAATATCACATAGTATATAACGTGGAATAATAATACAGACAGCAAAACCTACAAACATATATAGAAAACCCCTCATGAAGAGCTTATAAAAGGTCCAATAAGCCCACACATAACATAGGGTTTTACAGTAGGACACCAACCATATTATTTCCGATAATCTCTCCTCACCTCCTACATTTCTCAAAACACGCGATTTGTCTGGACTGTAATCCAAACAAATTGCGAGCTTGATAAATGCGGGAGTAAGAAGAAACTATCATTATTTATTCCTCGGCTCACGGGCTAAGAAGGTCGACTAGATTGCTGCAGCAGTAGTGGTTGGCAAATAAGTGCGACAATTATCAAAACCATACCAAATACCATTAGGAATGAAAGTGTTGTAGTAGAAAGTAGCAGGTGGATAGTTAAAGGTAGATACTGTAACACTCTCTGGTCTCCAACCATCGTATCCGGTTCTGTATAAATACAGATAGCATAATTGGTACGTACATGGCCCGTTTACATGAAATGTGTCTGTAGAACACCTCTCAAATGTCCTTGAACTAGGATCATCCAATCTCGGAACATAAACCTGATCCATTACCAATTAACCAAcgcattaattttcacaatatgCCTGAAAATAAATCGAACCAattcaaaaatagtttgaaaattaATTTGCCGAATTTGAGCTCAAACCTAAGCTTCTAAAACAAATTAACTTGACCTATGTATAGTAGATGATCCAATTCTTATCTGGTCGAACCGAATCAGTTTAACTGAACTCAGGTAGTTAAAGttgaaatcaaatatttgaaacAATTATGCAATTTATGAATGGCGGAAATGAACCTGATATCCATAAGCATCGCCGAATGAAAGACTGATTCGATCTCTGGTGTAAGATGGAGATTTGCAGCTTGTTTTTATAGTGACAGTATAAGCACAGGTGCTAGCACCAACAGCATTCTGCAACATGCATATTCAATTAATTTCAGATTTTACAATAACAAGATCTGAAAATGCTTCTGTAGAAACCATAATTTGGTACCTGAGTTTGAATTTGGTTGGGGTTGAAAGATTGATTAGGTTGAGGCTGATCGGAAGCGGTGGTAATCGGTGTTGGTTCGGAGAAGACGGCGATAATGGAGAATGAGAAGAAGAGGATTGAAGCGAGAGGTTTCATGGTTATGATTGAAGAGAATAGGTTGTAGGAGGTACCGCTGGAATGGGTTTTGGTTGGATTTATGGTAGCCACGACAAAGGGGTGAGTAGGTGGCTAGGGTCAATATTCGAGTCTTAACTAGTAAGTTCTTCGTTGTTCAATTCCCTTGTTACAAGGGTGATTAGATTAAGCTTAAGCTGtatttattgtttttgttatGCTTTGTCATTCACATTGACTTTCAACGAATTCATTTTGATTCAaagtaaattaaatataaaataatttaggatgatgttaattaatttgtaaaataaaaacaaaagtttgcGTTGAAAACAACGGTCAAAAATATAAAGTTTAAGTATTTAATAATGtcattgtataatttttttttttaatataaattgcaCAAGTTAACATTGTCTAATTATTTATGCTTCATTAAGTTAGTGTAAAAGTTAATTTTGAATTAAAGTAAATACTCAAATTATTTGTTGTCATCGCTATTATAattcaattttagttttaatGATTTCTATATAATAtagatcattacaaaattatttatttaatgaatatCACCTAAGGAGAGAATTGGTAGaatcaattttaaatataaataataaaaaaattaagaaaaatacttattaataagaaaatgaaaaaacaaaaaatataagaaaaaatctAAGTATAATTCATTATCACTACAACccattatatatattaataaataaaaaataaattaaaattaaaattcaccTCTAAAATAGTGATATATGTGCATTCTtacttttcttctttaaattgtttcgtactaaatagcaatacttaaaaattaaatatgtctaactcaattgtaacttttaaaatagtttttttttgataaaataatttagTGATTAGACTTTAAAAAgtggaaaaaattgaaaaattcagTAGGTatattttgttcaaaatttattttaaacaattttctTTCTTTTAGATTTATTAGACacgttaatttattatttaatttatgttacaattagactttgtttaaaatttatttagatttatattttaaatgagaTGAGTGTCTTGATATTTTTTTCCGGTTCAACCAGTTTAataattatatgattttattttaaaagccaatttaattaactaaattaCTCAATTTAATCATTCAATTCTATTAATGCCTGATTTAACGTCTGGTCCAATTTTTAAAACTATGAGATAGACTTATATAACCTGAAATAAAAAGTTAATCACGTGTCGAGAAGCTGTTTTTGGTCCTATCTGTCGCCTCGCCAAACTCGTGCGTAGTAAACAAACACCAAAGCATAATGAATCATGCCTCAGTTTAAATTTCTGTGCACATTCTTTTTTATGCAAAAGTTCCATGCACTTAAAATCCAtagttttaaaacaataaattggAAGCATTAGATACTGTCAAAACTTAGTTCCATGGAAAGGAATATCATTATATATCGAGATCCTATTTTATTCACTTTAATGGCCACCATTTTCAGATAGCTTCTAGAGTATTAGTCCAACTAAATTCCTAAACCCTAATATTGTGATTTAATTCTTTGCCCGTACCACTCGGTTTGGTTTCGAATTTtagaaaaaatgtattttcaaagAATTTTCCTTTTCTGCAATGAACTTGCAAActtaaattacaaaaaaaaacctaattttctATGTCTATGTTGCATTTGGTGGCCGTTTAGAGAATGCTAGATATGGCGCTGAATCAGGAGAAGGAAAAAGATTACTCAACATCACTTGTCAACATACGAACTTGCCTTTTTATGATATAATCTCACAAGGGTTTCTGGGATTGAAACCAGTAGTAACTGTAAACCTTTATGTTTCTTTCCAAGAAGATATAGGTTCCCATCAATGTTTTATTCTtgctttaaacttttttttttgtcctAGTCACACTGCTCATGTCCAAATTTTGtcttaatgtttaaaaaaaaagaagcttaAAGCAGCAAGCATGTCAACATCTGGTACATGAATCACCATTGGAATAAAAAGCATGTCTCATCAAACAAAAGTATACTTAGAAGAGCAAACCaagaaagaatgaaaaaaatacACATTGCACAAGGTAAAGGTAGAATGAAATCAACAATATAGATGTTACAACATAACAAAAtgtttaatcaagaatattgatgATAGTACAAGTATTTATGGGCTGAGCAAAATCCTCACCTGCACCATATTAGATAATAGAATATCATACCTAGAGGTTTTTGCCTGGCTTCTGTTACATGCCATTCTAAGCACAAGATGCTCAACACACAACTCAAACCACTGATTCTATAATGACTGCCTCAGAATTTCTCATTCAGAACTCAGTAGGAGGCTTCAACCTTATCAATCTCTTGATTCTATCTTTTTCCGTATTTTCCAAATATCCCTTCAAAAGATACACACAAAAAACATTTAAGCACAACATCAAGAAGAATCTCCTCTTTGCAACAATGGAATGCAAAAAGATAAAGATTGAATCAGAGGTGTGTAATAGTGAAAAGAGACAAAGTAGCAAGTTTTGCATAAAAATATGGGGGCAACCCCTCTGATTTTTGCTTCTGTTCACATTTATTCTTATAAGATGGGGTATCATTTTATGTGCATAGCAGAAGATAATCATAATGTGACGAGTCTCATGCAAAATAATTAACATCAAATAACAATAACtataataactataaagatacATGTGATGACATACACTGTGTCTAAGGTAAGTAGAATGAACAAGTAAACCGAGAGCATTTTCAGAAGTTAGCTGTGATCTTTTACTAAACATTGTCCACCAATTTTTCTCACCTTCCATACAATTTCATCCAAACACAAGCAAATTCTTCCATACTTATCAAGGAAACGGCGCTCAGTTGGGGGCTTCCCACATACATCCTTTACAGCTGAGGTTATTGTAAAGATCACCTCCGACACTGGACAGAAACAAAACATTGGTAAATTAGTATTATCGATATCAAGTTACAAAAGTTCTTGACAGCTTTAACAAGCTGTCTAATATGCACAAGTTAACCTTGCACCATGCATGCATTTTTTTCCtaccatttgatcaataaatcTCATCATATCTCATTTGATCCAATGCTAGAAACAAACTTGTACATGGTGCAAGACTTATCTCGCATGTGCACTGTAGAATTGGCCTTATAACATACACATTTTTTCCGAAATTTCAATTTCTAACTCTTAACAATATGCTTGCGTTACTTGGTATTATTATAAACGACGAAGACATCAACTGTTACTATGAACAAATAAccttgtttttaaattaaatgttttcatttttattttcttggaaAGTTAGACAAAAGTGTCCTCTAAGTTTAGATTCTAAGATGTACTACAACTAGTTCACCTGATTGCTAGCTCTTCCATTATGTTATTTAAAATGTAATGCCATGCTTCCAACACCACAAGAGTACCCCCCTTTAATTGCTAGTATATCTTTTATTAATATAGGGAATACGAGGGAAGGTTTCCATCTTTTATTAAGAGCGTCTTTTTCTAGGGAGCATTTCACGATTAAATGAGAATGGTGGGTTGAGGGGATGGTGTGAAGAGAAGCTTGCAAGAATTGAAGACAATAAAAAGAAAACGAAATGGAGCAACGGTTTTGAATGTACATTCGTGTTAGGAATATAAGGGCTATGATAGAGGAAATATTGTGCAGGATGGACGAGATTCTTGGAAACCCAATTGACAACATGAGGAGAGGCAAAGCCATGGGTGATAAGTTAAGAAAATAATCGACACATTAGGTGGTAGAATAATTGATATCTCAGACGAGATCCAAGAATGAAAACTGCAGACAAGGACAAAAACAGTTAAGAACCTTACAAATGTTGATGCAGCTACTGAGATAAAAAGACAAATTCAATCGCCAGATATCAGAGTACATTATTATCTTTAATATGCAAGTTGGTGGACCCTGGCGGAATAATGTTTTAGCAAACTGATCACCTAGAGGACAAGGTTAGGAAGAGAGGGAGGGACTAGTAGATGTATGTAAGGACTGTTATAGAGAAGGTTAGTTTGTTGCGTtgagataattaaaaaaaataaagttgttTCCTGTAAATAAGAGGAGGGAGTGATGTCTTGTTATTTACAACAGAAATGAAAACCCCGAAGTTCTGCAGTGTAGTATCTTTTTAATTGAGGTTGTCCCTATTTCTTTCTATTGAGACGTGGGGTTGTTATCTAACTTCAAtccggaaaaaaaaaagaagaagagaatatTCACTTTCAAGCATCAACAACTTAAGTGAT is part of the Vicia villosa cultivar HV-30 ecotype Madison, WI linkage group LG2, Vvil1.0, whole genome shotgun sequence genome and encodes:
- the LOC131648346 gene encoding embryo-specific protein ATS3B-like, yielding MKPLASILFFSFSIIAVFSEPTPITTASDQPQPNQSFNPNQIQTQNAVGASTCAYTVTIKTSCKSPSYTRDRISLSFGDAYGYQVYVPRLDDPSSRTFERCSTDTFHVNGPCTYQLCYLYLYRTGYDGWRPESVTVSTFNYPPATFYYNTFIPNGIWYGFDNCRTYLPTTTAAAI